Proteins encoded by one window of Hyphomicrobium nitrativorans NL23:
- a CDS encoding aspartate aminotransferase family protein encodes MNTPNAEWRDLDALHHLHPFTNHASLRAAGARVIVKADGPYIYDSEGHRILDGMAGLWTTNVGYGRRELADAARDQILELPFYNTFFKTTHPPVVALSQKLAEIAPPHINQVFYGSSGSESNDTAIRLIRHYWALKGEPSRRVIISRKNAYHGSTIAAGSMGGMGHVHQHSYPVYEGFRHVMDPCWFDEGNDGESLDEFGIRAARAIEDEILAVGPENVAAFAGELVQGAGGVKIAPNTYWPEVQRIVDKYGILLLADEVITGFGRLGTWFASDHYGIKPNLITFAKAVTSGYLPLSGLLIDDRIVEALLAHDDDFNHGYTFSGHPVACAVALKNLEIMERERLLPRVTDYAAPALARMLGKFKDHPLVGEVRSVGMMGAMELVADKKTRRRFENPGRVGLICRDHFFREGFIMRAVFDTMVCAPPLIWADSEFEEAERVIGKALDLTLADVAGEIAA; translated from the coding sequence ATGAATACCCCGAATGCCGAGTGGCGCGACCTCGACGCACTCCACCATCTTCACCCCTTCACCAACCACGCGTCCCTGCGCGCGGCCGGCGCGCGCGTGATCGTGAAGGCCGACGGCCCTTACATCTACGACAGCGAAGGTCACCGCATCCTGGACGGCATGGCGGGCCTTTGGACCACCAACGTCGGCTACGGTCGCCGCGAGCTGGCGGACGCCGCACGCGACCAGATCCTCGAACTCCCGTTCTACAACACCTTCTTCAAGACGACGCACCCGCCCGTCGTCGCGCTCTCGCAGAAGCTCGCCGAAATCGCGCCGCCGCATATCAATCAGGTATTCTACGGATCGTCGGGATCGGAATCGAACGACACGGCGATCCGCCTCATTCGCCACTATTGGGCGCTGAAAGGCGAACCCAGCCGGCGCGTCATCATCTCGCGCAAGAACGCCTATCATGGTTCGACCATTGCGGCCGGCTCCATGGGCGGCATGGGGCACGTGCACCAGCACAGTTATCCCGTCTACGAAGGCTTCCGCCACGTCATGGACCCATGCTGGTTCGACGAAGGAAATGATGGCGAGAGCCTGGACGAGTTCGGCATCCGCGCCGCCCGCGCCATCGAGGACGAGATCCTCGCTGTGGGCCCCGAAAACGTTGCGGCCTTCGCGGGCGAGCTGGTGCAGGGTGCAGGCGGCGTCAAGATCGCGCCCAACACCTACTGGCCCGAAGTCCAGCGCATCGTCGACAAGTACGGCATCCTGCTGCTCGCCGACGAGGTCATCACCGGCTTCGGCCGCCTCGGCACGTGGTTCGCCTCCGACCACTACGGCATCAAGCCGAACCTCATCACCTTCGCAAAGGCCGTAACGTCCGGCTACCTGCCCCTCTCCGGGCTCCTGATCGACGACCGGATCGTCGAAGCCCTGTTGGCGCACGACGACGACTTCAACCACGGCTACACGTTCTCGGGGCACCCCGTGGCCTGTGCCGTCGCTCTGAAGAACCTGGAGATCATGGAGCGCGAGCGTCTGCTCCCGCGCGTCACCGACTATGCGGCGCCCGCCCTCGCGCGCATGCTCGGCAAGTTCAAGGACCATCCGCTGGTCGGCGAGGTGCGCTCGGTCGGTATGATGGGCGCCATGGAACTTGTGGCCGACAAGAAAACGCGCCGCCGCTTCGAAAATCCCGGCCGCGTCGGCCTCATTTGCCGCGATCACTTCTTCCGCGAAGGCTTCATCATGCGCGCCGTGTTCGACACCATGGTCTGCGCGCCGCCCTTGATCTGGGCCGACAGCGAGTTCGAGGAAGCCGAGCGCGTTATCGGCAAAGCGCTCGATCTCACGCTCGCCGACGTCGCCGGAGAGATCGCAGCATGA
- a CDS encoding glutamine synthetase family protein, with protein sequence MSPDTGAIADTAPETFTVGTTPEDLASWLRYHRIEEVDCAVPDIAGVARGKTMPAEKFAQLGAVHLPISIFHQTITGDYVGFEDGEQQILYAESDLRMVPDLATIRPAPWASSPTAQVIHDAEWQNGEPVEIAPRNVLRRIVELYAREGWKPVVAPELEFYLTKPNPDPDYPLEPPTGRSGRPGAGRQSYSLGAVDEYDKIVDDIYDFAERQYLKIDTIIQEGGAAQLEINLVHGDPVDLADQIFLFKRTIREAAFTHNCYATFMAKPLANEPGSAMHIHQSVVDVKTGRNVFTDENGMPSKLFFHFLAGQQTYLPSVLCLLAPYVNSYRRLVPNGAAPINVEWGHDNRSAGLRVPVSPPAARRVENRLAGADSNPYVALAASLACGYVGMKNALKPREPVIGNAYRNDHQLPRGLLESLTAFEDSGDLHEVLNKRFCDVYLQLKRSEFEEFMRVISPWEREHLLLSV encoded by the coding sequence ATGTCACCGGATACCGGAGCGATCGCCGACACCGCCCCCGAGACCTTTACGGTCGGCACCACGCCTGAAGACCTCGCCTCCTGGCTCCGCTATCACCGGATCGAGGAAGTGGATTGCGCGGTGCCCGACATCGCCGGCGTCGCCCGCGGCAAGACCATGCCGGCCGAAAAGTTCGCGCAGCTCGGCGCCGTGCATCTGCCGATCTCGATTTTCCACCAGACCATCACCGGCGACTACGTCGGCTTCGAGGACGGCGAGCAGCAGATCCTCTACGCCGAAAGCGATCTGCGCATGGTGCCGGACCTCGCAACCATTCGGCCCGCGCCCTGGGCGTCGAGCCCGACCGCGCAGGTGATCCACGACGCTGAGTGGCAGAACGGCGAGCCCGTCGAGATCGCCCCCCGCAACGTTCTGCGCCGCATCGTCGAGCTTTACGCCCGCGAAGGCTGGAAGCCGGTGGTCGCGCCCGAACTCGAATTCTATCTGACGAAGCCGAACCCGGACCCGGACTATCCGCTGGAACCGCCGACGGGCCGCTCGGGCCGGCCGGGCGCGGGGCGTCAGTCCTACAGCCTCGGCGCCGTCGACGAGTACGACAAGATCGTGGACGACATCTACGACTTCGCCGAGCGCCAGTATCTGAAGATCGACACCATCATCCAGGAAGGCGGCGCCGCCCAGCTCGAAATCAATCTCGTGCACGGCGACCCCGTCGACCTCGCCGACCAGATCTTCCTCTTCAAGCGCACGATCCGCGAAGCCGCCTTCACGCACAACTGCTACGCCACCTTCATGGCGAAGCCGCTCGCCAACGAGCCCGGCAGCGCCATGCACATCCATCAGAGCGTGGTGGACGTGAAAACCGGCCGCAACGTCTTCACCGACGAAAACGGGATGCCGAGCAAGCTCTTCTTCCACTTCCTAGCCGGCCAGCAGACGTACCTGCCGTCCGTGCTGTGCTTGCTCGCACCCTATGTGAATTCCTATCGACGCCTCGTGCCGAACGGCGCGGCCCCCATCAACGTCGAATGGGGCCACGACAACCGCTCGGCGGGCCTGCGCGTACCCGTTTCGCCGCCCGCCGCGCGCCGCGTCGAGAACCGCCTCGCCGGCGCGGATTCGAACCCTTACGTTGCATTGGCCGCCAGCCTCGCCTGCGGCTACGTCGGCATGAAAAACGCGCTCAAACCGCGCGAGCCGGTGATCGGCAACGCCTATCGCAACGATCATCAGCTTCCGCGCGGATTGCTCGAAAGCCTCACTGCCTTCGAGGATTCGGGCGACCTGCACGAGGTGCTCAACAAGCGCTTCTGCGACGTCTACCTTCAGCTCAAGCGCAGCGAGTTCGAAGAGTTCATGCGCGTCATCAGTCCCTGGGAGCGAGAGCATCTCCTGCTCAGCGTTTGA
- a CDS encoding GntR family transcriptional regulator has translation MSERARSAPPPSPPRKRTAQSRTAPNASQVPSVTTHESVYRGLRERILFGGVPPGSAITLRGLAESMGVSPMPIREAVRRLIAERALKMQDNRRVLVPPMTEERFQEIVFARLALEPELASRAMDRIGKTELAHIASHDRAVDRAMADGDVPGYMQSNFRFHFAIYAEAGAETLLALVESIWLQFGPFMRMAYGRIGTSTLEDHHQAAIAAIERRDRAALEAAIAADISQGMGFIGEAVLKQPGPA, from the coding sequence ATGTCAGAGAGAGCACGATCCGCTCCGCCCCCTTCGCCGCCGCGCAAACGGACGGCGCAATCCCGCACTGCACCAAACGCTTCGCAAGTGCCCAGCGTAACGACGCACGAGAGCGTTTACCGTGGCTTGCGCGAACGCATTCTGTTCGGAGGCGTCCCGCCCGGCAGCGCGATCACGCTGCGCGGTCTCGCCGAAAGCATGGGCGTCAGTCCGATGCCCATTCGCGAGGCAGTGCGCCGCCTCATCGCTGAGCGCGCGCTCAAAATGCAAGACAACCGGCGCGTCCTTGTGCCGCCAATGACGGAGGAACGCTTCCAGGAGATCGTCTTCGCCCGTCTCGCACTCGAACCGGAACTGGCCTCCCGCGCGATGGATCGCATCGGCAAGACCGAGCTTGCGCACATCGCGAGCCACGACCGCGCCGTCGATCGCGCCATGGCCGACGGCGATGTCCCCGGCTACATGCAGAGCAACTTCCGCTTTCATTTCGCGATTTACGCTGAGGCCGGCGCCGAAACGCTGCTGGCGCTGGTGGAGAGCATCTGGCTGCAGTTCGGCCCCTTCATGCGCATGGCGTACGGCCGGATCGGCACATCCACGCTGGAGGACCATCATCAGGCCGCCATCGCAGCCATCGAACGGCGAGACCGCGCCGCGCTCGAAGCCGCCATCGCCGCCGACATCTCCCAGGGCATGGGCTTTATCGGCGAGGCCGTTTTGAAGCAGCCCGGTCCGGCGTAA
- a CDS encoding polyamine ABC transporter substrate-binding protein: MIDLRRTRTIAALSLALMAFGATAPAVAQGGQVRVYNWSDYIDPDIIKDFETKTGIKVTYDVFDSNELLETKLLAGGSGYDVVVPTGSFLSRQVKAGVFQPLDKSKLPNLKNMWPLIQERTARYDPDNAFSINYMWGTTGIGYNEAMVKERMADAPVDSWKLVFDPEIAKKFESCGIYFLDAADDIIPAALHYLGLDPNSNDAADIEKAAAHLEKIRPFIRKFHSSEFINALANGDICIAVGYSGDILQARDRADEADNGVTVIYSLPKEGAQMWFDQMAIPADASNVEEAHAFLNFMMEPEVIAKASNYANYASGNLASLEFVDEGIKGDGAIYPDEETLGKLYVKDSYTGATQRAVTRAWTRIVTGR; the protein is encoded by the coding sequence ATGATTGATTTGAGACGTACCCGCACGATTGCGGCGCTTTCGCTGGCCTTGATGGCGTTCGGCGCCACGGCTCCGGCGGTGGCCCAGGGCGGGCAGGTGAGAGTTTACAACTGGTCCGACTACATCGATCCCGACATCATCAAAGACTTCGAAACGAAGACCGGCATCAAGGTCACCTACGACGTGTTCGACAGCAACGAGCTGTTGGAAACCAAGCTCCTTGCGGGCGGCAGCGGCTACGACGTCGTCGTGCCGACGGGATCGTTCCTTTCGCGGCAGGTGAAGGCCGGCGTCTTCCAGCCGCTCGACAAGTCCAAGCTGCCTAACTTGAAAAACATGTGGCCTCTCATCCAAGAGCGCACCGCGCGCTACGATCCGGACAACGCGTTTTCGATCAACTACATGTGGGGCACGACGGGCATCGGCTACAACGAGGCGATGGTGAAGGAGCGGATGGCGGATGCGCCGGTCGATTCCTGGAAGCTCGTTTTCGACCCCGAGATCGCAAAGAAATTCGAGAGCTGCGGCATCTACTTCCTCGATGCAGCCGACGACATCATTCCCGCCGCGCTTCACTATCTCGGTCTCGATCCCAACAGCAATGACGCAGCCGACATCGAAAAGGCCGCCGCTCACCTCGAAAAAATCCGGCCCTTCATCCGGAAGTTTCATTCCTCGGAGTTCATCAATGCGCTGGCGAACGGCGACATCTGTATCGCGGTCGGCTATTCCGGCGACATCCTGCAGGCGCGGGATCGTGCGGACGAAGCGGACAATGGCGTGACCGTGATCTACTCGCTGCCGAAGGAAGGCGCGCAGATGTGGTTCGATCAGATGGCCATTCCGGCCGATGCCTCGAATGTCGAGGAAGCGCACGCGTTCCTCAACTTCATGATGGAGCCTGAAGTGATCGCGAAGGCCTCCAACTATGCAAATTATGCGAGTGGAAACCTCGCATCGCTCGAATTCGTCGATGAAGGGATCAAGGGCGATGGCGCGATCTACCCGGACGAGGAGACGCTCGGGAAGCTCTATGTGAAAGATTCCTATACCGGGGCGACGCAACGGGCCGTCACCCGGGCGTGGACCCGGATCGTGACAGGACGATAG
- a CDS encoding ABC transporter ATP-binding protein: MSDPLTAAAPIAASSEPQARRARTPAPQSGFAPWKDPAKAPIVRFENVVKRFGDFVAVKDCTLDIYEREFFSLLGPSGCGKTTLLRMLAGFEKPTSGRILVAGEDITDLQPYERPVNMMFQSYALFPHMTVEQNIGFGLKQEGMPKDQIATRVEEAMTMLELNRFGKRKPHQLSGGQQQRVALARAIAKKPRIVLLDEPLGALDKRLRQQAQFELMYIQETTGTTFIIVTHDQEEAMTVSSRIAVMDHGEFVQVATPGDIYEAPNSRYVANFIGDVNLFEGKVGAVSGGFVDLDWAGGRARFKAVAPEGVSVGQDVWLSLRPEKIRIALDKPGDGNNAVEGKVVDIGYLGSISQYHVELANGEMVKALRANSASTVERPISWEDRVWLEWPADAGVVLTR; encoded by the coding sequence ATGAGTGATCCTCTCACGGCGGCCGCGCCGATTGCCGCTTCTTCGGAGCCGCAGGCGCGCCGCGCGCGTACGCCGGCCCCGCAATCCGGTTTTGCGCCGTGGAAGGATCCGGCCAAGGCGCCGATCGTACGCTTCGAAAACGTGGTCAAGCGGTTCGGCGATTTCGTCGCCGTCAAGGACTGCACGCTCGACATTTACGAGCGCGAATTTTTCTCTCTGCTCGGGCCCTCGGGATGCGGGAAGACGACGCTTCTTCGGATGCTCGCTGGCTTCGAAAAGCCGACCAGCGGGCGCATCCTCGTGGCCGGGGAGGACATTACGGATCTTCAGCCCTACGAGCGGCCGGTCAACATGATGTTCCAGTCCTACGCGCTTTTCCCGCACATGACGGTGGAGCAGAATATCGGCTTCGGCCTCAAGCAGGAAGGAATGCCCAAGGATCAGATCGCCACGCGCGTTGAGGAGGCGATGACGATGCTGGAGCTCAACCGTTTCGGGAAGCGCAAGCCGCATCAGCTTTCCGGCGGTCAGCAGCAGCGGGTGGCGCTTGCGCGGGCCATCGCGAAAAAGCCACGCATCGTGCTGCTCGACGAGCCTCTCGGAGCGCTCGACAAGCGGCTGAGGCAACAGGCCCAGTTCGAGCTCATGTACATTCAGGAGACGACGGGGACGACGTTCATCATCGTGACCCACGATCAGGAAGAGGCGATGACGGTGTCGAGCCGCATCGCCGTCATGGATCACGGCGAGTTCGTCCAGGTGGCGACGCCGGGTGACATCTATGAAGCGCCGAATTCGCGCTACGTGGCGAATTTCATCGGGGACGTGAACCTGTTCGAAGGCAAGGTGGGCGCGGTGTCTGGCGGGTTCGTCGACCTCGATTGGGCCGGCGGGCGCGCCCGGTTCAAGGCCGTGGCGCCGGAGGGCGTGAGCGTGGGGCAGGACGTATGGCTGTCGCTGAGGCCGGAAAAGATCCGCATCGCGCTCGACAAGCCGGGCGACGGCAACAATGCGGTCGAGGGCAAGGTCGTCGATATCGGCTATCTCGGCTCGATCTCTCAGTATCACGTGGAGCTTGCCAACGGCGAGATGGTGAAGGCGTTGCGCGCCAACTCGGCGAGCACCGTGGAGCGGCCTATCAGTTGGGAGGATCGGGTCTGGCTCGAATGGCCGGCGGACGCCGGCGTCGTGCTCACGCGATAG
- a CDS encoding ABC transporter permease, protein MRRWLLISVPYLWLFVFFLVPFFIVFKISLSDTEIAIPPYTPLLDLSEGWAGIKDFFSQLDFENYRIIFSDALYVNAYGSSLRIAFISTLITLAVGFPIAYGMARAPKAWQPMLLMLVILPFWTSFLIRVYAWIGILKQEGLLNHFLMSFGLISVPLNILHTETAVHIGIVYSYLPFMILPLYASLEKINPALLEAAADLGSPPWKSFWQVTFPLSMPGVLAGSFLVFIPAVGEFVIPDLLGGSDTLMIGKTLWIEFFSNRDWPVASAVAVVLLLVLVVPIVLFQRNQEQLREREAGR, encoded by the coding sequence ATGCGCCGGTGGCTTCTGATTTCCGTTCCCTATCTCTGGCTTTTCGTTTTCTTCCTCGTCCCGTTCTTTATCGTCTTCAAGATCTCGTTGTCGGACACCGAGATCGCGATCCCGCCTTACACGCCGCTGCTCGATCTCTCCGAGGGATGGGCCGGCATCAAAGATTTCTTCAGCCAGCTCGATTTCGAGAACTATCGGATCATCTTCAGCGATGCGCTCTATGTGAACGCGTACGGCTCGTCACTGAGGATCGCGTTCATCTCGACGCTGATCACGCTCGCGGTCGGGTTTCCGATCGCGTATGGCATGGCGCGTGCGCCGAAGGCGTGGCAGCCGATGCTTCTGATGCTTGTGATCCTGCCGTTCTGGACGTCGTTTCTGATCCGAGTCTATGCGTGGATCGGCATCCTCAAGCAGGAAGGGCTGCTCAATCATTTCCTCATGAGTTTCGGGCTGATCAGCGTGCCGCTCAACATTTTGCATACGGAGACGGCGGTTCATATCGGTATCGTCTATTCGTATCTGCCGTTCATGATCCTCCCGCTCTATGCGAGCCTCGAAAAGATCAATCCGGCGCTTCTCGAAGCGGCCGCGGATCTCGGCTCGCCGCCCTGGAAATCGTTCTGGCAGGTGACGTTCCCGCTCTCGATGCCGGGCGTCCTGGCCGGCTCGTTCCTCGTCTTCATTCCCGCTGTCGGCGAGTTCGTGATCCCGGATCTGCTGGGCGGGTCCGATACGCTGATGATCGGCAAGACGCTGTGGATCGAGTTCTTCTCGAACCGTGACTGGCCGGTGGCGTCGGCCGTGGCGGTCGTGCTGCTGCTGGTGCTGGTCGTGCCCATTGTGCTGTTCCAGCGCAATCAGGAGCAACTCAGGGAAAGGGAGGCCGGGCGATGA